A genomic window from Serratia liquefaciens includes:
- a CDS encoding zinc ribbon domain-containing protein encodes MEALCPQCHQAMQWVKGHYHCEACHSDYRQLAECPECRQPLQELKACGAVDYLCQNGHGLISKKRVLFSYAPWAEGE; translated from the coding sequence ATGGAAGCGCTATGTCCGCAATGTCACCAGGCAATGCAGTGGGTGAAGGGGCACTATCATTGCGAAGCCTGTCACAGCGATTATCGGCAGTTGGCCGAATGTCCGGAGTGCCGGCAGCCGCTGCAAGAATTGAAGGCCTGCGGTGCGGTGGATTATCTGTGCCAAAACGGCCATGGGCTGATATCCAAAAAGCGCGTGTTGTTCAGCTACGCGCCTTGGGCGGAGGGCGAATAG
- a CDS encoding AEC family transporter has product MSWETWSFAFSVTVPNLLMMLLGVLLRHWRMMDDRFIDGATRLVFNLALPCLLFFSIATNHPQLLGNLSLVIYGAVGTVATFLLLEIAAVWLVKEPRERGVFVQGGFRANTAIVGLAYAMTAYGSEGVALGSLYLTVTVILFNVLSVVTLTRSLQGGEGKKISRLSLLRSIVTNPLIIGLVCGLLFAQTGLEIPQVIRQTGSYISGLSLPLALLCTGASLDLRAMFRSSNVAALSSSAKLFLVPILMTLGGWLCGFQGAALGIIFLFSATPTASGSYVMTRAMGGNATLAANIIAITTVGSFFTTALGIYFLRSWGVI; this is encoded by the coding sequence ATGTCCTGGGAAACCTGGAGTTTTGCGTTCAGCGTCACCGTACCCAATCTGTTAATGATGCTGCTGGGCGTGCTGCTACGCCACTGGCGGATGATGGACGACCGTTTTATTGATGGTGCCACGCGGTTGGTGTTCAATCTGGCGCTGCCCTGCCTGCTGTTCTTCAGCATTGCCACCAATCATCCGCAGCTGTTGGGCAACCTGTCGCTGGTGATTTACGGCGCGGTCGGCACCGTCGCCACTTTCTTGTTACTCGAAATAGCCGCCGTCTGGCTGGTGAAGGAACCGCGTGAGCGCGGCGTCTTTGTGCAGGGAGGCTTTCGTGCCAATACCGCCATTGTCGGCCTGGCCTATGCCATGACCGCTTATGGCAGCGAAGGGGTTGCGCTGGGGTCGTTATACCTGACGGTCACGGTGATCCTGTTTAACGTACTGTCGGTGGTGACTCTGACCCGCAGCCTGCAGGGCGGAGAGGGCAAGAAGATCAGCCGGTTGTCGCTATTACGCAGTATCGTTACTAACCCGCTGATTATCGGCCTGGTGTGTGGGTTGCTGTTTGCCCAGACCGGGCTGGAAATCCCACAGGTTATCCGGCAAACCGGCAGCTATATCTCAGGGTTGTCGTTGCCACTGGCGCTGCTGTGCACCGGCGCCAGTCTGGATTTGCGCGCCATGTTCCGCTCGTCCAACGTGGCGGCGCTGTCCTCCAGCGCCAAACTGTTTCTGGTGCCGATCTTGATGACGTTGGGCGGCTGGCTATGCGGTTTCCAGGGCGCGGCATTGGGAATTATCTTCCTGTTCTCGGCCACGCCAACCGCCTCCGGCAGCTATGTGATGACGCGAGCCATGGGCGGCAATGCCACGCTGGCGGCGAACATTATCGCCATCACCACCGTCGGGTCGTTTTTCACCACCGCGCTGGGGATCTATTTCTTACGCTCATGGGGCGTAATTTAA
- the der gene encoding ribosome biogenesis GTPase Der encodes MIPVVALVGRPNVGKSTLFNRLTHTRDALVADFPGLTRDRKYGRAEVEGNEFIIVDTGGIDGTEDGVETRMAGQSLLAIEEADIVLFMVDARAGLMPADQGIAQHLRNRQKATFLVANKTDGMDPDMATADFYSLGLGDVHAIAASHGRGVAQLIEHVLVPFVGEKPEEVELTEEEANAAYWAEQEGELPEDEEEPEDDFNPQDLPIKLAIVGRPNVGKSTLTNRILGEERVVVYDMPGTTRDSIYIPMVRDEREYVLIDTAGVRKRGKVTETVEKFSVIKTLQAIEDANVVLLVVDAREGISDQDLSLLGFILNSGRSLVIAVNKWDGMSEEDREHVKEMLDLRLGFVDFARVHFISALHGSGVGNLFESVQEAYECATRRVNTSMLTKIMQMAADDHQPPLVRGRRVKLKYAHAGGYNPPIVVIHGNQVTDLADSYKRYLMNYFRRSLKVMGTPIRIQFKEGENPFAGKRNLLTPNQMRKRKRLMSHLKKSK; translated from the coding sequence ATGATACCTGTCGTCGCGCTAGTTGGGCGCCCGAATGTGGGTAAATCCACCTTGTTTAACCGTTTAACACATACGCGTGATGCGCTGGTGGCGGATTTCCCCGGGCTAACGCGAGACCGCAAGTATGGTCGTGCAGAAGTTGAGGGCAATGAATTCATCATCGTCGATACCGGCGGTATTGACGGTACCGAAGACGGCGTTGAAACCCGCATGGCTGGCCAGTCGCTGTTGGCGATCGAAGAAGCAGACATCGTGCTGTTTATGGTCGATGCCCGCGCCGGTCTGATGCCTGCCGATCAGGGCATCGCCCAGCATCTGCGCAACCGCCAGAAAGCCACCTTCCTGGTAGCCAATAAAACCGACGGCATGGATCCAGACATGGCCACCGCCGATTTCTACTCGCTGGGGCTGGGTGACGTGCATGCGATTGCCGCTTCCCACGGTCGTGGCGTGGCGCAGCTGATCGAACACGTGCTGGTGCCGTTTGTCGGTGAAAAACCGGAAGAAGTCGAGCTGACCGAAGAAGAGGCTAATGCCGCTTATTGGGCCGAGCAAGAGGGTGAACTGCCAGAAGACGAGGAAGAGCCGGAAGACGACTTCAACCCACAAGATTTGCCGATCAAGCTGGCGATCGTTGGCCGTCCTAACGTTGGTAAGTCCACACTGACTAACCGTATCCTCGGCGAGGAGCGTGTGGTGGTGTACGACATGCCGGGCACCACCCGTGACAGCATTTATATCCCGATGGTCCGCGACGAGCGCGAATACGTGCTGATCGACACCGCCGGGGTGCGTAAACGCGGCAAGGTAACTGAAACCGTAGAGAAATTCTCGGTAATCAAAACCCTGCAGGCGATCGAAGACGCAAACGTCGTGCTGTTGGTCGTTGATGCGCGCGAAGGCATTTCCGATCAGGATCTCTCGCTGCTCGGCTTCATCCTCAATAGTGGGCGCTCACTGGTGATTGCGGTCAACAAGTGGGACGGCATGAGCGAAGAAGATCGCGAACACGTCAAAGAGATGCTCGATCTGCGCCTGGGCTTTGTCGATTTCGCCCGTGTGCACTTCATCTCCGCTCTGCACGGCAGCGGCGTGGGTAACCTGTTCGAGTCGGTACAGGAAGCTTACGAGTGTGCGACCCGTCGCGTGAACACCTCGATGCTGACCAAAATCATGCAGATGGCTGCCGATGACCACCAGCCACCGTTGGTGCGTGGCCGCCGCGTGAAGCTGAAATATGCGCACGCCGGTGGGTACAACCCGCCGATTGTGGTGATCCACGGCAACCAGGTAACCGATCTGGCCGACTCGTACAAACGCTACCTGATGAACTACTTCCGTCGTTCTCTGAAGGTGATGGGTACGCCAATTCGCATTCAGTTCAAAGAGGGTGAAAACCCGTTCGCCGGCAAGCGTAACCTGCTGACGCCGAACCAGATGCGTAAACGTAAACGCCTGATGAGCCACCTGAAGAAAAGCAAATAA
- the bamB gene encoding outer membrane protein assembly factor BamB: MQLRKTLLVGLVSVALLSGCSLFNSEEDVVTMSPLPKVENQFTPSKAWSTSVGDGVGEFYSHLRPAFQDNTIYAADRHGLVKAMDADSGNEKWKVDLSEKTGFFSSNLPALLSGGMAVAGDKVYVGSEKAVVYALNTADGKVAWQTKVAGEAISRPVISDGMVLIHTTNGQLQALNESDGAVKWTVNLDMPSLSLRGESAPAVAFGAAIVGGDNGRVSAVLMQQGQLIWQQRISQPSGATEIDRLNDVDTTPVIVEGVVYALGYNGNLSALDLRSGQILWKRELGSVNDFIVDAGRIYLVDQNDRVVALSTEGGVTVWTQSELLHRNLTAPVMYNGFLVTGDSEGYLHWINTTDGRFVAQQEVDSSGFLSAPMVASDKLVIQAKGGKVYAFTR; encoded by the coding sequence ATGCAATTGCGTAAAACACTCTTGGTCGGACTGGTTTCCGTTGCCTTGCTGAGTGGTTGCTCACTGTTCAACAGTGAAGAAGACGTGGTTACCATGTCGCCGCTGCCGAAAGTTGAAAATCAGTTCACGCCAAGCAAGGCGTGGAGTACCTCGGTCGGCGACGGCGTCGGTGAGTTCTATTCTCACCTGCGTCCTGCTTTCCAGGACAACACCATTTATGCTGCCGATCGCCACGGCCTCGTGAAAGCGATGGATGCCGACAGCGGTAACGAAAAGTGGAAGGTTGATCTCTCCGAGAAGACCGGCTTCTTCTCCAGCAACCTGCCGGCGCTGCTGTCGGGCGGTATGGCCGTTGCGGGCGATAAGGTGTATGTCGGCAGCGAGAAAGCCGTCGTTTACGCCCTGAACACCGCTGACGGCAAGGTAGCCTGGCAGACCAAGGTGGCCGGTGAAGCGATTTCGCGTCCGGTGATCAGCGACGGCATGGTACTGATCCATACCACTAACGGCCAGTTGCAGGCGCTGAACGAATCTGACGGCGCAGTGAAGTGGACGGTTAACCTGGATATGCCTTCGCTGTCGTTGCGCGGTGAGTCCGCTCCGGCCGTTGCCTTTGGCGCAGCCATTGTCGGCGGTGATAACGGCCGCGTCAGCGCCGTGCTGATGCAGCAAGGTCAACTGATCTGGCAGCAGCGTATTTCCCAGCCTAGCGGCGCGACCGAAATCGATCGTCTGAACGATGTTGACACTACGCCGGTGATTGTTGAAGGCGTTGTCTACGCATTAGGTTACAATGGCAACCTGTCGGCTCTGGATCTGCGTTCCGGCCAGATCTTGTGGAAGCGTGAACTGGGCTCGGTAAACGACTTTATCGTTGATGCAGGCCGCATTTACCTGGTCGATCAGAACGATCGCGTGGTAGCGCTGAGTACTGAAGGTGGCGTCACCGTATGGACGCAGAGCGAGCTGCTGCACCGCAACCTGACTGCGCCAGTAATGTATAATGGTTTCCTGGTGACCGGCGATTCTGAAGGTTACCTGCACTGGATTAACACCACGGATGGCCGTTTTGTCGCTCAGCAGGAAGTGGATAGCTCCGGCTTCCTGTCTGCGCCGATGGTAGCCAGCGATAAGCTGGTCATCCAGGCGAAGGGCGGAAAAGTTTACGCTTTCACCCGCTAA
- a CDS encoding YfgM family protein, with translation MEVYTTENEQVDAVRRFFAENGKALAVGVVLGIGALVGWRYWQSHENSNMMIASQSYQEASDRLAVGKPDDVAAAEKFAQANSNSYGVLASLELAKHFVEQNDFAKADQQLVLAQGQTKDENLLSMINLRLARVQLQEKKLDEALKTLDGVKGEGWAAMAQDTRGDVLLAKGDTKGAREAYSKGIESNASQALQVLLRMKLNNLSS, from the coding sequence GTGGAAGTCTATACCACTGAAAACGAACAAGTCGACGCCGTGCGTCGGTTCTTTGCCGAAAACGGCAAAGCGCTGGCAGTGGGCGTGGTGCTCGGAATTGGTGCCCTGGTCGGCTGGCGTTACTGGCAGAGTCACGAGAACTCCAACATGATGATTGCGTCCCAGTCTTATCAGGAAGCCAGCGATCGTCTGGCGGTCGGTAAACCGGACGACGTGGCCGCCGCGGAGAAATTCGCCCAGGCCAACAGCAACAGTTATGGCGTGCTGGCCTCGCTGGAACTGGCGAAGCATTTTGTTGAGCAGAACGACTTTGCCAAAGCGGACCAACAGCTGGTGCTGGCTCAGGGCCAGACCAAAGATGAAAACCTGCTTTCGATGATTAACCTGCGTCTGGCCCGTGTGCAGCTGCAGGAGAAAAAGCTGGATGAAGCGCTGAAAACGCTGGATGGCGTGAAAGGCGAAGGCTGGGCGGCGATGGCGCAGGATACGCGCGGCGACGTGCTGTTGGCCAAAGGCGACACCAAAGGTGCGCGCGAGGCGTACAGCAAAGGCATTGAGTCTAACGCTTCTCAGGCGCTGCAGGTTCTGCTGCGCATGAAATTGAATAACTTGTCCAGCTAA
- the hisS gene encoding histidine--tRNA ligase has protein sequence MAKNIQAIRGMNDYLPEETALWQRIEGILKQVLSGYGYSEIRLPIVEQTPLFKRAIGEVTDVVEKEMYTFDDRNGESLTLRPEGTAGCVRAGIEHGLLYNQEQRLWYVGPMFRYERPQKGRYRQFHQLGAEVFGLQGPDIDAELILLSARWWKALGIAEHVKLELNSIGSLEARANYRDALVAFLEQHQDKLDEDCKRRMYSNPLRVLDSKNPEVQALLNDAPRLSEYLDEESKAHFEGLCELLAQAGIPYTINERLVRGLDYYNRTVFEWVTTSLGAQGTVCAGGRYDGLVEQLGGRATPAVGFAMGLERLVLLVQAVNPEFKAPATIDVYVISSGAGTQSAAMQLAERVRDAAPQLKLMTNYGGGNFKKQITRADKWGARVALILGENEVAAEQVVVKDLRSGEQETLAQSEVAVRLALMLG, from the coding sequence GTGGCAAAGAACATTCAAGCCATTCGCGGCATGAACGACTACCTGCCGGAAGAAACGGCATTATGGCAGCGTATTGAAGGCATCCTCAAGCAGGTGCTGAGCGGCTACGGTTACAGCGAAATCCGCTTGCCGATTGTAGAGCAGACCCCGTTATTCAAACGCGCGATCGGCGAAGTGACCGACGTCGTAGAAAAAGAGATGTATACCTTCGACGACCGCAACGGCGAAAGCCTGACGCTGCGTCCGGAAGGGACCGCTGGTTGCGTTCGCGCCGGCATCGAACATGGTCTGCTGTACAATCAGGAGCAGCGTCTTTGGTACGTCGGTCCGATGTTCCGCTACGAGCGCCCGCAAAAAGGCCGCTACCGTCAATTCCACCAACTGGGTGCCGAGGTGTTTGGCCTGCAGGGCCCGGATATCGACGCCGAGCTGATCTTACTGAGCGCTCGCTGGTGGAAAGCGCTGGGCATCGCCGAGCACGTTAAGCTGGAGCTGAACTCCATCGGCTCACTGGAAGCTCGCGCGAATTACCGCGATGCTTTGGTGGCGTTCCTGGAACAACATCAAGACAAGCTGGACGAAGATTGCAAACGCCGCATGTACAGCAACCCGCTGCGCGTGCTGGACTCCAAAAACCCGGAAGTGCAAGCGTTGTTGAACGATGCGCCGCGCCTGTCCGAGTATCTGGATGAAGAATCCAAAGCCCACTTCGAAGGTCTGTGTGAACTTTTGGCGCAGGCAGGTATCCCATATACCATCAATGAACGCCTGGTGCGCGGTCTGGACTATTACAACCGCACGGTATTCGAATGGGTGACCACCAGTCTGGGCGCTCAGGGGACGGTGTGCGCCGGTGGCCGTTATGACGGTCTGGTCGAGCAACTGGGCGGGCGTGCAACGCCGGCGGTCGGTTTCGCGATGGGCCTGGAGCGTTTGGTGCTGCTGGTTCAGGCGGTTAACCCAGAGTTTAAAGCTCCGGCGACCATTGACGTGTACGTGATCTCTTCCGGTGCCGGTACGCAGAGTGCGGCGATGCAGTTGGCAGAACGCGTGCGCGATGCCGCGCCGCAGTTGAAACTGATGACCAACTACGGCGGCGGTAACTTTAAGAAGCAGATCACTCGTGCGGATAAATGGGGCGCGCGCGTTGCCTTGATCCTGGGCGAGAACGAAGTCGCAGCCGAGCAGGTGGTCGTCAAGGACCTGCGCAGTGGTGAACAAGAAACGCTGGCGCAGAGCGAAGTCGCTGTGCGTCTGGCTTTGATGTTAGGTTAA
- the ispG gene encoding flavodoxin-dependent (E)-4-hydroxy-3-methylbut-2-enyl-diphosphate synthase: protein MHNQSPIIRRKSTRIYVGNVPIGDGAPIAVQSMTNTRTTDVEATVNQIKALERVGVDIVRVSVPTMDAAEAFKLIKQQVNVPLVADIHFDYRIALQVAEYGVDCLRINPGNIGNESRIRSVVDCARDKNIPIRIGVNGGSLEKDIQEKYGEPTPEALLESAMRHVDILDRLNFDQFKVSVKASDVFLAVQSYRLLAARIDQPLHLGITEAGGARSGSVKSAIGLGLLLSEGIGDTLRISLAADPVEEVKVGFDILKSLRIRARGINFIACPTCSRQEFDVIGTVNALEQRLEDIITPMDISIIGCVVNGPGEALVSTLGVTGGHKKSGFYEDGVRQRERFDNEQMIDQLEAKIRAKASMMDESNRISVNLLEK from the coding sequence ATGCATAACCAATCGCCCATCATCCGTCGAAAATCAACGCGAATTTACGTCGGCAATGTGCCTATTGGTGATGGTGCGCCGATTGCCGTGCAGTCGATGACTAACACCCGTACTACCGATGTCGAAGCCACGGTCAATCAGATTAAAGCGCTGGAGCGCGTCGGCGTCGATATCGTCCGCGTTTCAGTCCCCACCATGGATGCCGCCGAGGCATTCAAGCTGATCAAGCAACAGGTTAACGTGCCGCTGGTCGCCGATATCCACTTCGATTACCGCATTGCGCTGCAGGTGGCTGAATACGGCGTAGACTGCCTGCGCATCAACCCGGGCAATATCGGCAACGAGTCGCGTATCCGTTCAGTTGTGGACTGCGCACGCGATAAAAACATCCCGATCCGCATTGGGGTGAACGGTGGCTCGCTGGAAAAAGACATCCAGGAAAAGTACGGTGAACCTACGCCGGAAGCCCTGCTCGAATCCGCCATGCGTCACGTTGATATCCTCGATCGCCTCAACTTCGACCAGTTCAAAGTCAGCGTCAAGGCCTCCGATGTGTTCCTGGCAGTGCAATCCTATCGCCTGTTGGCGGCCCGAATCGATCAACCACTGCACCTGGGAATCACCGAAGCCGGTGGCGCGCGCAGTGGTTCAGTGAAGTCGGCGATTGGCCTGGGTCTGCTGCTGTCGGAAGGCATCGGTGATACCCTGCGTATCTCGTTGGCGGCCGATCCGGTGGAAGAAGTGAAGGTTGGTTTCGACATTCTGAAATCTCTGCGCATCCGCGCCCGCGGCATTAACTTCATCGCCTGCCCAACCTGTTCACGTCAGGAGTTTGACGTTATCGGTACGGTGAATGCGCTGGAACAGCGCCTGGAAGACATCATTACGCCGATGGATATTTCGATTATCGGCTGCGTGGTCAATGGGCCGGGCGAAGCGCTGGTATCCACTCTGGGCGTTACCGGCGGCCATAAAAAGAGCGGGTTCTACGAAGACGGCGTGCGCCAGAGAGAGCGTTTTGACAATGAGCAGATGATTGACCAACTGGAAGCCAAGATCCGCGCCAAGGCGTCGATGATGGATGAGAGCAATCGCATCTCGGTCAACCTGCTGGAAAAATAA
- the rodZ gene encoding cytoskeleton protein RodZ — MNTEASQDKTVSMTTGERLRQAREQLGLSQQAVAERLCLKMSTVRDIEEDNLSADLASTFVRGYIRSYAKLVRLPEDELLPMLAKQAPLKVAKVAPMQSFSLGKRRKKRDGWLMSFTWLIVFVVVGLTGAWWWQNHKAQQEEIATMADQSSAQLSQNNEGQSVPLTDSNADNSAPLADNGSTPVDTGAGAAAQQSQTPAVTGSATAQQPAVVSPSQTTLPETTPAAPTAPLPTADAGVAAPAVDPNALVMNFTADCWLQVTDASGKTLYSGSQKSGGKLSLAGTAPYKLTIGAPAAVQIQYQGKPVDLSRFVKSNRVARLTVAAQ; from the coding sequence ATGAATACTGAAGCCTCCCAAGATAAAACCGTATCAATGACGACAGGCGAACGTCTGCGTCAGGCCCGTGAACAACTCGGGTTGAGTCAACAGGCCGTTGCAGAACGCCTGTGCCTCAAAATGTCTACCGTGCGCGATATCGAAGAAGACAATCTGTCCGCAGATCTGGCTTCAACCTTCGTGCGTGGTTATATCCGTTCTTATGCCAAGCTGGTACGTTTACCAGAGGATGAACTGCTGCCGATGCTGGCCAAGCAGGCGCCGTTGAAGGTCGCGAAAGTGGCGCCGATGCAGAGCTTCTCTCTGGGCAAGCGTCGCAAAAAACGCGACGGCTGGCTGATGAGCTTCACCTGGCTGATCGTGTTCGTGGTGGTTGGCTTGACCGGTGCCTGGTGGTGGCAAAACCACAAGGCCCAGCAGGAAGAGATCGCCACGATGGCCGATCAATCTTCTGCCCAGCTTTCACAGAACAATGAAGGCCAATCCGTGCCGTTGACCGACAGCAATGCCGACAACAGTGCTCCTTTGGCCGACAATGGCTCCACGCCGGTTGACACCGGTGCGGGCGCAGCAGCACAGCAATCACAGACTCCGGCCGTGACCGGCAGTGCAACCGCGCAGCAGCCTGCGGTGGTTTCACCAAGCCAAACCACGCTGCCTGAGACCACGCCTGCGGCGCCAACAGCACCGTTGCCGACGGCGGATGCGGGTGTCGCTGCACCGGCGGTTGATCCTAACGCGCTGGTGATGAACTTCACCGCCGACTGCTGGTTGCAGGTCACCGACGCCAGCGGCAAAACGTTGTACAGCGGCAGCCAGAAGAGCGGCGGCAAGCTGAGCCTGGCGGGCACCGCGCCCTATAAACTGACCATTGGCGCACCGGCCGCAGTACAGATTCAATATCAAGGTAAGCCGGTTGATTTAAGCCGGTTTGTTAAGTCAAACCGTGTTGCTCGTCTGACCGTTGCCGCGCAGTAA
- the pilW gene encoding type IV pilus biogenesis/stability protein PilW has translation MKLILWGTLLAAGLLAGCSGSAPEEKNALSEAGQTRLQLGLEYLQQGDLNAARQNLEKAADAAPQDYRTQLGMALVEQRTGENGAAEQRYQQALKLAPNNGTVLNNYGAFLCSLGQYVPAQQQFSAAAVAPDYGQVADSLENAGYCFLKAGQNDEARILLTRALKVDPDKGTPLLVEAEKQFGEGKRAQSQLLLDSYQHVLPASADSLWLQIRFAALAGRQDSVQRYGKQLSRSFPQSKQYQQFLANEY, from the coding sequence ATGAAGCTGATTCTGTGGGGCACGTTGCTGGCGGCCGGGTTACTGGCCGGTTGTTCCGGTTCAGCGCCGGAAGAAAAAAACGCGCTGTCTGAAGCCGGTCAGACGCGGTTGCAACTGGGTCTGGAATATCTGCAGCAGGGCGATTTAAACGCCGCGCGTCAGAATCTGGAGAAAGCGGCGGACGCCGCCCCACAGGATTACCGTACCCAATTGGGCATGGCGCTCGTTGAGCAGAGGACGGGCGAGAACGGCGCAGCCGAACAGCGTTATCAGCAGGCGCTCAAACTTGCGCCGAACAATGGCACGGTGCTGAATAATTACGGTGCGTTTCTTTGCAGTTTAGGGCAGTATGTACCGGCACAACAGCAGTTTAGCGCTGCGGCAGTAGCACCGGATTACGGTCAGGTTGCCGACAGCCTGGAAAACGCAGGTTACTGTTTTCTCAAAGCCGGACAAAACGACGAAGCACGTATTTTGTTAACCCGTGCATTGAAGGTCGATCCGGACAAGGGCACTCCACTGTTGGTGGAGGCAGAAAAGCAATTTGGAGAAGGGAAGCGCGCACAGTCGCAACTTTTATTGGATAGTTATCAACATGTTCTGCCGGCCAGCGCCGACAGCTTATGGTTACAGATTCGTTTCGCCGCGTTAGCCGGGCGCCAAGATAGCGTGCAACGTTATGGCAAGCAGTTATCGCGAAGTTTTCCACAATCCAAACAGTACCAGCAGTTCTTAGCTAATGAATACTGA
- a CDS encoding bifunctional tRNA (adenosine(37)-C2)-methyltransferase TrmG/ribosomal RNA large subunit methyltransferase RlmN has protein sequence MLEPITSEHIVSENNSLTTQSVNAEKPAVAKINLLDLNRQQLREFFAKMGEKPFRADQVMKWMYHYCCDDFEQMTDINKVLRNKLQSVAEIRAPEVAEEQRSADGTIKWAIKVGDQQVETVYIPDGDRATLCVSSQVGCALECKFCSTAQQGFNRNLRVSEIIGQVWRAAKIIGALKVTGERPITNVVMMGMGEPLLNLTNVVPAMEIMLDDFGFGLSKRRVTLSTSGVVPALDKLGDMIDVALAISLHAPNDKIRDDIVPINRKYNIETFLAAVRRYLEKSNANQGRVTVEYVMLDHINDSTDDAHQLAEVLKHTPCKINLIPWNPFPGAPYGRSSNSRVDRFSKVLMEYGFTTIVRKTRGDDIDAACGQLAGEVIDRTKRTLKKKMAGEPITVRAV, from the coding sequence ATGTTAGAACCCATCACGTCTGAGCACATCGTGTCTGAAAATAATTCGCTGACTACTCAATCCGTTAACGCGGAAAAACCGGCTGTGGCCAAAATTAACCTGCTGGATCTGAACCGTCAGCAATTGCGTGAGTTCTTTGCCAAAATGGGCGAGAAACCCTTCCGCGCCGATCAGGTGATGAAGTGGATGTATCACTATTGCTGCGACGATTTCGAGCAGATGACCGATATCAACAAGGTCCTGCGCAATAAATTGCAGAGCGTCGCCGAGATCCGTGCGCCAGAAGTGGCGGAAGAACAACGCTCAGCCGACGGCACCATTAAATGGGCTATCAAGGTGGGCGATCAGCAGGTCGAAACCGTGTATATCCCGGACGGCGACCGTGCGACCCTGTGCGTCTCTTCCCAGGTGGGTTGCGCGCTGGAATGCAAATTCTGTTCGACCGCTCAGCAAGGCTTTAACCGCAACCTGCGCGTGTCGGAAATCATCGGCCAGGTGTGGCGTGCGGCGAAAATCATCGGTGCACTGAAAGTCACCGGCGAGCGCCCGATCACCAACGTGGTGATGATGGGCATGGGTGAGCCCTTGCTCAACCTGACCAACGTGGTACCGGCAATGGAGATCATGCTGGATGATTTCGGTTTTGGCCTGTCAAAACGCCGCGTGACCCTGTCGACTTCGGGCGTAGTGCCTGCGCTGGACAAGCTGGGTGATATGATCGACGTCGCGCTGGCGATCTCGCTGCATGCGCCGAACGACAAGATCCGCGATGACATCGTGCCGATCAACCGCAAATACAACATTGAGACCTTCCTGGCTGCGGTACGCCGCTACCTGGAAAAATCCAACGCCAATCAGGGCAGGGTGACGGTCGAGTACGTGATGCTGGATCATATCAACGACAGCACTGACGACGCGCACCAACTGGCGGAAGTCCTCAAGCACACGCCATGCAAGATCAACCTGATCCCATGGAACCCCTTCCCGGGCGCACCTTACGGCCGCAGCTCCAACAGCCGCGTGGATCGTTTTTCCAAAGTGTTGATGGAATACGGCTTTACGACTATTGTTCGTAAAACCCGTGGTGACGATATCGATGCCGCCTGCGGGCAACTGGCGGGTGAAGTGATCGACCGTACCAAGCGTACCCTGAAAAAGAAAATGGCCGGGGAACCTATCACCGTGCGTGCGGTCTGA
- the ndk gene encoding nucleoside-diphosphate kinase — protein MTVERTFSIIKPNAVANNDIGAIYARFERAGFKIIASKMLRLTREQAEGFYAEHKGRPFFDGLVEFMTSGPIVVQVLEAENAVQRNRDIMGATNPDNALAGTLRADYADSFTANAVHGSDAVESAQREIAYFFNESEICPR, from the coding sequence ATGACCGTAGAACGTACCTTTTCCATCATTAAACCAAACGCTGTAGCTAACAACGACATCGGCGCAATCTATGCTCGCTTTGAGCGTGCCGGTTTCAAAATCATCGCATCCAAAATGCTGCGTCTGACTCGCGAACAAGCCGAAGGCTTCTACGCTGAGCACAAAGGCCGCCCATTCTTCGATGGTCTGGTTGAATTCATGACCTCTGGCCCAATCGTGGTTCAGGTTCTGGAAGCGGAAAACGCAGTACAGCGCAACCGTGACATCATGGGCGCCACCAACCCGGACAACGCACTGGCCGGCACTCTGCGTGCTGACTACGCGGACAGCTTCACTGCCAACGCCGTACACGGTTCTGACGCAGTAGAATCCGCTCAGCGCGAAATCGCTTACTTCTTCAACGAAAGCGAAATCTGCCCGCGTTAA